From the genome of Triticum aestivum cultivar Chinese Spring chromosome 3B, IWGSC CS RefSeq v2.1, whole genome shotgun sequence, one region includes:
- the LOC123069682 gene encoding pentatricopeptide repeat-containing protein At2g37320 — MLLGLSKRRRGTTSCTCRSVCPWTTSAMHKHSHLLWYRFSSHLPSLSPIRLCVANFGTHLPPGRSTKQGGRGIHDALRVLHLMLGKAYNGKEEGPSHHRIINDCMHDILGAQLGNHGMLNGKVQFVSSSNNTEQILPGTVDSHDISASPSMNKLAKGNKFMLLVELHKRGISADISILASAMSFCAVKQSIRGGAQLHALLVKVGYELSVLSGTSLISLYARCCQLENACQVFQNMPIKNTVSWTALISGYAQDNQVEPCLQVFQLMRQSVCRPNDITFATIFSVCTNHALLALGKSVHGLELRMGFDLCVHVSNALISMYAKCGNIIEAQSIFESIMCKDLVSWNSMIFGYSQHGLADRCLSLLKEMEEEQIVPDVISFLGILSSCRHACLVEEGRRCFKAMIGLGIEPELDHYSCMVDLLGRAGLLDEAWDLIHTMSTPPNAVIWGSLLAACRMHGNIPIGIHAAEHRLKLEPGCAATHVQLANLYASIDCWSDVARVRMMMKEGGLKTNTGCSWIEIGSKVYTFTAENRSKSHQVNNVLAVLDCLRSRMEYKHDVLIDGFEFDDPQ, encoded by the coding sequence ATGCTTCTAGGCCTCTCCAAACGGAGGCGTGGCACGACTTCCTGCACTTGCCGTTCGGTTTGCCCATGGACAACTTCGGCCATGCACAAGCATAGCCATCTACTCTGGTACCGTTTCAGCAGCCATTTACCATCATTGTCACCAATTCGTCTGTGCGTGGCGAATTTTGGCACTCACTTACCACCCGGGAGATCAACAAAGCAAGGGGGGCGTGGCATCCATGATGCATTGAGAGTTTTGCACCTCATGCTAGGGAAGGCATATAATGGCAAGGAGGAAGGTCCGTCTCATCACCGCATTATCAATGATTGTATGCATGACATCTTGGGAGCTCAGTTAGGAAATCATGGTATGCTTAATGGAAAAGTGCAGTTCGTTAGCTCAAGCAATAATACAGAGCAAATTTTACCCGGTACCGTTGATTCTCATGATATCTCTGCTTCTCCTTCCATGAATAAACTCGCAAAGGGAAACAAGTTTATGCTACTTGTGGAGTTGCACAAGAGAGGAATAAGTGCGGATATATCTATTTTAGCATCTGCCATGAGCTTTTGTGCTGTTAAGCAATCCATTAGGGGAGGTGCTCAGCTCCATGCTCTACTGGTGAAAGTTGGTTATGAATTGTCAGTCCTTTCTGGTACCTCTCTGATTAGCTTATATGCAAGGTGTTGTCAGCTGGAGAACGCTTGTCAGGTTTTTCAGAACATGCCAATCAAAAATACTGTGTCGTGGACAGCACTAATTTCTGGTTATGCGCAGGATAATCAGGTTGAGCCATGCCTCCAGGTATTTCAGCTGATGAGGCAGTCTGTGTGCAGGCCTAATGACATCACATTTGCCACTATCTTCAGTGTGTGCACTAATCACGCACTTCTTGCACTTGGTAAGAGTGTTCACGGTCTAGAACTGAGAATGGGTTTTGATTTGTGTGTGCACGTCTCAAATGCACTGATATCAATGTATGCAAAGTGCGGGAATATAATTGAGGCCCAATCAATATTTGAAAGCATTATGTGCAAGGACCTGGTTTCTTGGAACTCCATGATCTTTGGATATTCACAGCATGGCCTTGCTGACCGTTGTCTAAGCTTACTAAAAGAAATGGAGGAGGAGCAGATAGTGCCTGATGTAATCTCCTTCCTTGGCATCCTGTCATCATGTCGGCATGCATGCCTTGTAGAGGAAGGCCGGCGCTGCTTCAAGGCAATGATTGGACTTGGAATAGAACCAGAGTTAGATCACTACTCGTGTATGGTAGACCTCCTTGGCCGGGCAGGATTGCTCGATGAAGCATGGGATTTGATCCATACAATGTCCACGCCCCCAAATGCAGTCATATGGGGTTCTCTGCTGGCTGCTTGTAGGATGCATGGAAACATTCCGATTGGCATCCATGCTGCAGAGCACCGTCTTAAGCTGGAGCCAGGTTGTGCGGCAACTCATGTACAGCTAGCAAACCTATACGCTAGCATTGATTGCTGGAGTGATGTGGCCAgagtgaggatgatgatgaaggaGGGAGGACTGAAGACGAACACTGGATGCAGCTGGATAGAAATCGGCAGTAAGGTTTATACTTTCACAGCAGAAAACAGATCAAAGAGCCACCAAGTAAACAATGTCCTGGCTGTTCTTGACTGCTTGCGATCTCGTATGGAATACAAACATGATGTGCTGATAGATGGTTTTGAGTTTGATGACCCTCAATAG